In one window of Deltaproteobacteria bacterium DNA:
- a CDS encoding DUF4912 domain-containing protein: MDDLKLMTVRALRELAKTHLGSGYSKLKTKAELITAIAKKLADDAKAAKPKAEAKKPEPKVEAKKPEPKVEAKKPEPKKPEPKV, encoded by the coding sequence ATGGACGACCTCAAGCTCATGACCGTCCGCGCTCTGCGCGAGCTGGCAAAGACCCACCTGGGGTCGGGCTATTCCAAGCTCAAGACCAAGGCGGAGCTCATCACGGCCATCGCCAAGAAGCTCGCCGACGACGCCAAGGCGGCCAAGCCCAAGGCCGAGGCCAAGAAGCCCGAGCCCAAGGTCGAGGCCAAGAAGCCTGAGCCCAAGGTCGAGGCCAAGAAGCCCGAGCCCAAGAAGCCCGAGCCCAAGGTCG